From one uncultured Paludibacter sp. genomic stretch:
- a CDS encoding exported hypothetical protein (Evidence 5 : Unknown function), producing MKKRITLLFLLLSTLSLSAGNLLLTNFEDVTCTLGTSGGWGSEWSVVDGAGKVTVPANNQGQYIIFSLPANFDANQYAYLKITVKSTETNYRFVPEYLKADWTGSADWNHTYKYTGNGAWQDVYISLAYLTPGTAGTYAMVNLKVAAYDNKPSFDLYIDNVTFIEKYVPDYTKDVVITDFDNVMAPMGGWSSNTIGIASNPDGIGNGGLVSVPANNGGGISITAQAQFDPATHNKIKFRMYAAQTVKFTWVTVENKDDNTIKKQLPNLNYTTPNEWQIITADLSSIEANQYQKFILGAEAWQNKPAFTFYIDDVILVNNNTSGTENIFDDSMISYLSSSKLLRIKAKNASTVELFSTTGSLIHRENIQGDSDINISHLKNGIYLVRVTGENIHGVKKIFIN from the coding sequence ATGAAGAAAAGAATTACCCTTTTATTTTTATTGTTAAGTACTTTAAGTCTTTCCGCAGGAAACTTATTATTAACAAATTTTGAAGATGTTACTTGCACACTGGGAACCTCCGGTGGCTGGGGAAGCGAGTGGAGTGTTGTGGACGGCGCAGGAAAAGTTACAGTTCCTGCAAATAATCAAGGACAATACATCATTTTTTCTCTTCCTGCAAACTTTGACGCCAATCAGTATGCTTATCTTAAAATTACCGTAAAATCTACCGAAACAAATTATCGTTTCGTACCGGAATATCTGAAAGCAGATTGGACAGGGTCTGCTGATTGGAATCACACATATAAATATACCGGAAATGGTGCGTGGCAGGATGTGTATATATCATTAGCATACTTAACTCCAGGCACAGCCGGTACTTACGCTATGGTTAATTTAAAAGTGGCTGCGTATGACAACAAACCATCTTTTGACTTATACATAGACAATGTTACGTTTATTGAAAAATACGTACCAGACTACACAAAAGATGTGGTTATAACAGATTTTGATAATGTTATGGCTCCTATGGGCGGGTGGAGCAGCAATACAATAGGCATAGCTTCCAATCCCGATGGAATTGGAAATGGCGGTTTAGTATCGGTTCCCGCTAATAACGGAGGCGGCATATCCATCACCGCTCAAGCCCAGTTTGATCCCGCAACTCATAATAAAATTAAATTTAGAATGTACGCTGCTCAAACTGTAAAATTCACATGGGTTACCGTAGAAAATAAAGATGATAACACAATAAAAAAACAGCTCCCAAATCTAAACTACACAACACCTAACGAATGGCAAATCATTACGGCGGACTTATCAAGTATTGAAGCAAATCAATATCAAAAGTTTATATTGGGCGCTGAAGCCTGGCAGAACAAACCCGCTTTCACTTTTTATATTGACGATGTTATATTGGTAAACAATAACACATCAGGTACCGAAAACATTTTTGATGACTCAATGATTTCATATCTTTCCTCATCTAAACTATTGAGAATAAAAGCAAAAAATGCATCAACGGTAGAGTTGTTTAGCACCACGGGGTCATTAATTCACAGAGAAAACATACAAGGAGACTCAGATATAAATATTTCTCATTTAAAAAACGGAATATATTTGGTACGAGTTACAGGAGAAAACATCCATGGCGTGAAAAAGATTTTCATAAATTAA